The genomic interval ACAACCCGGTTACTTTAAGTCTTGGAGAAGTTGAGTTGTATAAAAATTATGCAATTATCATTTCTACCAATGCTGGTTTATGGCGTTATGTAATCGGAGATACGGTTCAGTTTACTTCTTTGTATCCTTTCAGGATCAAAATTACCGGCCGGACTAAACATTTCATTAATGCATTTGGAGAAGAAGTGATTATTGACAATGCGGAACAAGCCATCAGTAAAGCGTGCAGGGAAACTGGGGCAGCCTTTAAAGATTACACTGCCTGTCCTATTTATTTCAAAGGAAATGATGCCGGAGGACACGAATGGATCATAGAATTTGATCAGCAGCCCGATAACTTTGAGAAATTTGTAGACATATTGGATCAAACACTCAGAGACATCAATTCTGACTATGATGCCAAACGTTTTAACAACATGGCACTTTGCAGACCTAAAGTTCACAATGCACCAAAAGATACTTTTTATAACTGGCTGAAATCAAAAGGTAAATTAGGAGGACAGCATAAAGTACCCCGTCTGGCTAATGAAAGGAAGTATGTGGATGAGATTTTACCAATGCTGAAAGCCTGAGGATAAGGCTGCATAGAGCTGCAGAAACGTTTCCTGGTATCTGTTACACCGATTATAAATAAAAGCCCTCTTTTCTCTACTTAATTTTTTAGCTGTGCTAAATTCTGAACAGCTTTCAGCAGAGAAGGATAAGTATAAAACTTACTTCTCAATGGAAATCTTGTGATAAGCAGTAACAGAGAGTGAAGAAGGATTTTATGCTTTTCTCAGACCTGTGAATATAGAAACTTAATAAATCCCAGGCAAAGTCTAATTATACTCATAACTTATAAAGATGAATAATTGTGATACATAAACATACACGGACCGGTCATTGTAATTCTTTTATTAGTATAGTTAATCAGCATCGTGTTATAAAAAGAACAATTTATACAACAATCAAACCAATTTTTTGTTTAATGCATAATATTATTCTTAGGATTTCTTTTTATGCCCGGTCAAGCAGGGCTAAAACGCACCCTATCACCTAACCATGGATGTTCTGAATTAAAATCAATGACAAATAATAAAACGCCGGATGATCTTATTCCTGCTCATGATGAGATCAGATTAAAAAAGTTATATCAATATGAAATTCTGGACACCCATTCTGAAACGGATTTTGATACGATAGCGCTAATGGCGGCCGAAATATTTGGAACTAAGAAAGCTTTTGTGACTTTTGTTGATAAAGGACATGTTTTCGTCAAAGCGAGCAGCAGCAGAATTGAGGTTGACCATATTTCCAGAGCTTACGGCCTCTGCTCACTGAGTATTATGGAGGATGACCTGACTATTTTTCACGACACTCATCAATTTCCGGAGTTAATGAAAAACCCTTACATCTCCAGACCGGGAGGTGTGCGGTTTTATGCAGCCGCACAGATCAGAACCGCCGATGGGTTTGCATTGGGCACAGTTTGCGTTTTAGATGCAGAACCCCGGACCACAGTAACTGATCATCAGTCCAGAATGCTCTTGCTACTTTCCAGAATGGTTATGGAGAAGCTGGAAACAAGAATGGTCAGCAGAAAAATTGTAAGAGCTTATGATGACCGGTTGCATCGCCTGGCCCATGATATGAAAAACCCAATCACCTCAATTTCATTATATGCGCAATTACTGGGCAGCCGTGAAATGACCAGTGAAAAAGTATTTACTATGGCCGCTAAAATTGAAAATTCTGCTAAAGGAGTAGAGCAGAAGCTTAACAATTTGCTTACCGATGCCAGAAGCGAGAATTCAATGGTTGAATTAGTGCATGAACCAGTGATTATTAGTAACCTGCTTTTGCAGATGCAGCAGTCGTTTGAGTTGTCGCTGATTGCGAAAAATCAAACCTTAATCATTAATAATGAGCTCTCTGCTTTAATCTATGCCGATCGGGAACGGATACTGGATGTACTGGATAATTTGTTGAGCAATGCGATGAAGTACTCTTACGAAGGCGCTACAATTATCATTAATACTTCGCTGTCCGAAGACCAGTTAATCATTGAGTTTAAAGATGAAGGCCTTGGCCTGAGTGAAGAGGATATGAAAAAGCTATTTACGAAATTCGCAAAGCTAAGTGCTATCCCTACAGCACATGAAAAATCTTACGGCTTAGGTTTGTTTATTGTGAAAATGCTGGTGGAAAGCCATAAAGGTAAAGTATGGGCAGAAAGTGAAGGTAAAAACTTTGGAAGCTCTTTTTTCATCTCTCTGCCCACTTATAAACAAGGATAAAGATAGTTACAGAATTCCTGCCATGTAAGGATCAGAAATAGATTCTTTCCCGGTTTCCACGTGGCCTGCATATTGTCTGCTATAAGCCTCGTCTGTGGTTACAATAGTAAAATCATACCATCCTGAATTTTTCCCAAGGTTTAAAACTACCTGTTCTTTACTTTTAGGTTTTAATTGGATTTTTTGCGGATTACCTGCATATACTCCCGGTTTGATTTCAAGCGTTAAAGCTGCTGCTCCTGTATTTTCCAATAGTATACTCACATTTCCGCTAAGTTTTTCCTTCAGTAACCCCGATTTTTCATAGGTGCAGTTTACGGTAAGTTCCGGATCATTTTTACTGCCCTTGAAATGTCTGAAAAATCCATTAGGCCCTCTAACCAGCAGGTTATAATTTTCAGTTTTAAATTTACTCAACTGAAGCTGGTGTGTTACCTGATCTCCTGCATTAACCGCATAATCCCAGTTTTTACCAATAACCTCAGCATACGGATTTAAAGAAGTCACATTGAATGCAGAACCTACTGGTTCCAGTAATTGCCCAAATCCTGTTTTACCAGATTCAAATCTTAATTCTATCGCCGTTTTATCAGCATTCAGGTTAGCTTCTGCAAATAATTGGTAAGGCAAAGCGCAGGATTTTCTTGTGCCCTTTTCTTGTACTGGCATAGCTACCGGCGATGCAGAAGAAAATGGAATATTGGCATTAATTGCCGTTATTTCTGCTGCAGTTAATGCATCAGGAGTAACCTGCGCAGGTTTATTCTTCGCATTTTGAATACTGGTCACTACCTGCTCTTTTTTCAAAGATTCAGGGTTAACTATTTTTTCTCCGTTATAAGGTCTGAAAGCTGAGGTTAAGTCTCCGCAAACGGCCCTTCTCCAATCACTGATATTGTTATTTTTAATCTTCTTACCCGTCTTTTTACTTAGAAATTTCTCCAGGAATTGTTGTGAAGAGGTATGGTCAAATACTTGTGAATTTACATATCCTCCTTTACTCCATGGTGAAGCGATCAGCATCGGTACGCGGTAACCCAACCCAAGCGGGCTTCCCGTTTTAGCTTCCCATTCTACGTCAATATTCATTTTTGAAGAGACTTTTCCTGTTTCCGGATCATTAGGATTCGGAGCTACAAATGGAGGGATATGGTCAAAATATCCATCATTCTCATCATAAGTTAAAACAAAGATGGTTTTTTTCCAGATTTCAGGGTTCTTAGTCAGAATGTCAATGGCCTCGGATACATACCATGTTCCGTATAAAGGGGAACTGGTATGGTCTGAGAAACGCTGAGGAGCAACTAACCAGGAAACAGCAGGTAATTTACCCTGATCTACATCTGTCCGGAACTGATGGAAAATATCATTTTTAGGGATATCCACTGTTTCTTTTTTTCCCTGATCATCGGTATAAGTGAAGGGTTCAAGTTCCAGATAATCTCCCGGCATATTGATATTGGTCGCAAATGCTTTGTCGATCAGGTTTCTCTCTTTCTGGCTCAGTTTATTGTATTTTGCAGTGACTTGTTCTGCGGTTAAAATTTCTTTTTTATTAGTCTGGTCACCATGTTTACGGAAGTAGGCAGAAAGTTTAACGTTATATCTTTTCACATATTCCAAGGCGTTATCACCATAATTATCCACCCAATCACCAACTCTTTTATCCTGTAAATTTACCGTCCAGAGTTCGTTTTGATAAACCTTCCAGGATATGCCATTGTCTTCCAGTAATTCTGGAAAAGTATCCCAGTCTACAAAAGTACCAGTATGGGATTCAGCCTGTGAGTTATTGACTGCTGCTACAGCTTTTCCATTTTGCTCCGGACGGATCGTACCTGACCAGAAGAATAACCTGTTTGGTGTAGTCCCGGTCAGTGAAGAACAGAAACTATGATCACAAATCGTAAAGGCATCAGCCAGTGCATAATAAAAAGGGACATCAGTACGCTCATAGTGTCCTAAGGTCATGAGTGTTTTAACAGGTACCCATTTATCATATTTCCCTTGATTACGCGCTGCAATCTGATCATTCCAGGAGTGAGGCAGTCCCCCCTGCCAGGTGATCTTGGTTTTGTTAATATCTATGTGGAAGGGTGCGAAAGTATTTCCAGAAGCGTCTTGTTGCAGCCACACTTTATTCTTGTTGGGCAGAATTGCTGCGCGGGGATCATTAAATCCGCGTACGCCGTTCAGTTTACCAAACATGTGATCAAAAGAGCGATTTTCCTGCATCAGGAATACCACGTGTTCTGCATCATAAAAAGTAGTTCCGGGATCTGCTTCAATTGCCATTGCCTTTTGTATCGACATTGGAATTACGTTTGCTAAACCGGCAGCACCAGAAAACATTGCTGCTTTCTTTAAAAAGTCTCTTCTGGAATTCATTCTTGTTAATCAAATTATGTGTATCAATCTAATAGAGCGCATTTTAGATATCAAATTATAAGAAATATTTATAATTAATGCGCTGTACAAAGATATTGCCCACATAAATCTTTAGTGTAAAGCCTTTATTAAACTTCAGTCAGCTGTTTAAACTTCAGTCCGCCGTTTTAAACTTCAGCCAGGTACTTATGGACAAAGCTGATCGCCATAGAGCCTTCTCCTACTGCGGAAGCTACCCTGTTCATGGCACCCGAGCGGACATCACCTGCGGCAAAAATACCCGCACAACTGGTTTCCAATAAAAAAGGATCTCTTTTCAGTTTCCATGTTTTATTGAAATTCTCATAATTCCTCAATTCACGGCCAGTCTCAATGAAACCTTTTTCATCTTTCAGTATATTCAGCTTCAACCAGTCTGTATAGGGTTTAGCGCCTATAAAAATATAAAGTGCTGCTGCTTCTTCTTCTCTGGTCTCTTTTGTTTTAACGTTAATCAGTACCAGTTTCTCTAAACACTTATCTCCTTTCGCTTCAATCACTTCGGTATTCCCTAAAACATGCACATTAGATGTATGTCCGATCTGATCAATCAGGTAAGAGGACATGGTCGATGTCAAATCATCTTTACGGATAACAATGTTTACACTGCAAGCAAACTTTGACAAATACATGGCTGCCTGCCCAGCCGAGTTTCCTCCGCCAATGATATAAACATTTTTGTCTCTGCAGGCACTGGCTTCTGTAGTGGCAGCACCATAATAAATACCAGCACCGGTCAGATCAGAAACACCTTTTACTTCCAGCTTCCGGTAATCAACACCCGTGGTGATGATCACCGCACGGCTGATAATCTCAGGCCCGTCTTCCAGGATAATGGTTTTATAGCCATCTTTTTGTTTGATATCGCTCACCGATTGCGGAGATAAGAATCCAGCACCTAAACGTACAGCCTGGCTGATTGCTCTTCTGGTCAGATCTGCTCCGCTCAATCCAGCAGGGAAGCCCAGATAGTTTTCTATTCTTGAACTTGTCCCTGCCTGTCCTCCGGGAGCTTTACGTTCGATCATCAATGTTTTTAATCCTTCGGAAGCCCCATAAACTGCCGCAGCTAAACCCGCCGGGCCCGCACCAATAATCACCACATCGTACATGTCATGAATAATTTCCGGGTTCTTTCCTATTTTAGCCGCAATTTCCTTAATAGAAGGTTTAGTTAAAAATGTCCCATCATCCATTAAAACCATAGGCAGATCATCATTTGTCAGTTTATTAAGTGTCAATAAACTGGCCGCATCAGGATTAGTCTGCACATCCATCCATCGATATGGAATTAAATTGCTGGCTAAATAATCTTTGACCACATGCGATAACGGGGAGAACTGAAAACCGACCACTCTGATTCCTTTAAATTCAGGCGTATAATCACCCTGCCAATCATCCAGCAGATCATTAATTACAGGATACAGCTTATCTTCTGGCGGATCCCATGGTTTAATCAGATAATAATCCAGTTTCACATCATTGATAGCTTTAATTGCAGCTTCGGTATCAGAATAAGCGGTCAGCAGGACACGCTTCGCTTCGGGATAAATCAGCATTGCTTTTTCCAGAAAAGCTACACCTTCCATTTCAGGCATCCGCTGGTCACATAAAAATAAAGCGACCACATCTGCACTGTTTTTAAGTTCGATCAGCATATCCAGTGCCTCCTGAGCAGAAGTTGTACTTAATATTTTATATTCTTTACCGTATTTTATTTTCAGGTCACGGCTGATTGCACGCAAAACCTGTGGATCATCATCTATAGAAAAAATTATAGGAAGGTTCATCTTTTTTACTAATTTAAAATTCGTTAAACAGCTGATTAAGCTATTAGTTTTCTAACGGAAAACATACCATAAATTCCGTTCGGCCCGGGACAGATTTAACCTTAACACTACCATTGTGCTGGTGAATGATTCTTTGAACTACTTCCAGCCCCATACCTGTGCCTTTACCCATGGGTTTAGTCGTGAAAAAAGGATCAAATATACTAGAGAGAATGTCGGCAGGAATGCCAGGGCCATCATCAATAATAAAGACATTAACAAATTCTCTGTCCTTTTCTGTTTTCAGGATTAAAGTACCTTTCTGGTTGGGTTCCATGGCATCAATGGCATTGTCGATCAGGTTTGTCCAGACCTGATTTAATTCGCCAATTATTCCTTTGATCTGCGGAAGCGTTTCATCATACTCTTCCACTACTGTAATATTCCCTTTCTTGATTTTGTGACCTAACATGGTCAGTGTATTGCGGATACCCATATGAATATCTGCGTATTCTTTATCCATGCCCCTATCCATATGGGTGAATGTTTTAACTGAATTAACCAGATCAGCTATTCTTTTAGAGGATTCCTGAATATCTTCGACCATCCGCTCTGTAACCAGCAGATTACTGATCCAGTTAAAAACCGGAGAAAGATGTTCGGCAACTGGTGCTGCACAGGCTTCCAGATCAGCAACACTAAAGTTAAAGTCAACGAAACTCTCTGCAATTGCATAACCGTTCTCAACGTTCTGCGCTTCAAACCAGTCTGCAATTTCATCTTCCAGCACCATCCGCTGTTTTAAGTTCAAAAGAGGTTTCTCTTTACTGGCTAATATTCCGAACAATACCTCATTTAATTTGTCGATCTGAGCTTCGGCAATAGTGATGGCCGCCACTTTCTTAAAAACTTCCGGCCCCATTCTTAAGTGTTCCTTCAGTGAAATAGAGTCACGTACAATTGCTGAAGCAGGATTGTTCAGCTCATGCGCCAGCCCGGCACTCAATTTACCGAGTGCCATCATTTTTTCATTTTGCTGCTGCATTGCTGTAAACTCTCTGACGCGGTTACTCATCACATGAACGAGTGATTGTGTCAGCTCAAAATGATCCTTGATCATTTCCTGAATACTGTCTGTATGGAAACTCAAGAGTTGAACCTCGCCAATTGCCTGCGCATATCCCCCCGAAATCTTCCCTCTGGAATAAGGCAGATAACCTGAGATATCCCCTTTGTTAAACATCACAAATTCACGTTTGGAACCATTCTGTAACATATGAAGACTCAACTTACCTGCTACAAGCACATGAGGTCCCTCGATCGGATCGCCTGGCCTGGTCAGGTAATCACCGTCATTCAGCAATTGATTTTCACTGTTATCTATAAACCACTGTAACTGATCATCAGGAACATTACTAAAAAAATCGAGTGACTTAAGCCATAAAACTGTTACGATATGCATGGTCTAAATTTAACCAAATTTATGAATCAATTGTTTACCAAAGCTTAACATTGAGGTTATTTCATATTAATAAACAAAGTTTAGTATTGCTAAACAAAAGATAGCAGCTATGAGCACTATTAAATTAGCAGTATTTGATATAGCCGGTACTGACCATTATAAATGGATAGTATGAAATTCATAGATCGTCTGCGCGCTAAAGTCGCAACATTACCGTACGCTGTAATCTCTGTAATGGCCGCTTTAGCTGCATTTGGAACTTATACAGCTATGTATTCCTTTCGCAAGGCATTTGCAGCAGGCACTTTTACGGATCACCAGTATGTGCACCTTGACTATAAAGTATGGTTGGTGATTGCACAGGTTATGGGGTATATGTTAAGTAAGTTTTATGGTATTCGTTTTATCTCCGAAATCAAAGGGAATAACCGGGGTAAAAGCATTTTGATTTTAATTGGAATTTCATGGCTTGCCTTGCTGGGGTTCGCACTCGTTCCTGCCCCCTGGAATATCGCATTCCTATTTATTAATGGTTTTCCATTAGGGATGATCTGGGGACTGGTATTCGGCTATCTGGAGGGTAGAAAGTCTACTGAATTTATGGCAGCTGTAATGTCTATCAGTTTAATTTTCGCTTCTGGTTTTGTCAAAACTATCGGTCGTACTTTATTGACAGATTTTCATATCAATGAATATAATATGCCTTTCCTTACGGGAGCAATATTTGTAATCCCGCTATTACTTTTTGTGTTTTGCCTGGAACTGATGCCCCCTCCTACTGCGGAAGATAAAAAGTTAAGGGTAGAACGTAAGCCAATGAATGCTAAAGAGCGAAAGGATTTCCTGATCCGATTTTTACCGGGTATTATTCTGACACTGATTATCTATGTGCTATTAACAATTATGCGTGATGTCAGGGATAATTTTGAAGTAGAAATCTGGGCAGACCTGGGCGTAAAGAGCAATAATATTTATACACATATAGACCTGTTCATTTCAGTTATTGTTTTGATTGCGATGAGTCTGCTGATTTTGGTTAAAAAGAACATCAGGGCTTTTAGTATTATTCACTTATTTATTATTGCAGGATGTTTGCTGGTCGGCATGTCTACTTATTTTTTTGATCACAGGATGATCAGTCCGATTGCCTGGATGACAACCGCAGGCCTGGGTCTTTATCTTGCTTATGTTCCTTACAATGCCATATTTTTTGAAAGGATGATTGCTTCTTTCAATTATCGCAGCAATGCTGGCTTTATTATGTATGTAGCTGATGCTGCGGGTTATTTAGCGAGCGTAAGTATTTTGTTAGTCAAAGAACTGGGCAAACCCAATATTAGCTGGGGTAACTTTTTCAAAGAAGGTATAATGCTCGTTGCCATTGTGGGTGTGATTAGCGGAGTGTTATCCCTGATTTACTTTTTACAAACCGCACAAAAGAATCGAAATAAAGAAAAAAAAGCTAAAGAACAGAAAACAAGAGAACAGCTTTTAATAGCGTATCATTATGAGTAAAGCAATAGTAATTGGTGCAGGTATTGTAGGTTTGGCTACTGCCCGTGCCCTGGCCATCAGAGGCTATAAAGTCACAGTTATTGAGCGGAATGAACGTGCCGTTGGTGCATCTATCCGTAATTTCGGCATGGTATGGCCTATTGGGCAGGCTACAGGCCCAATGTTTGAAAGAGCAATGTTATCACGAAGTATCTGGAAAGAGGTCTGTACAGAGGCTAAGATA from Pedobacter sp. WC2423 carries:
- a CDS encoding ATP-binding protein, encoding MHIVTVLWLKSLDFFSNVPDDQLQWFIDNSENQLLNDGDYLTRPGDPIEGPHVLVAGKLSLHMLQNGSKREFVMFNKGDISGYLPYSRGKISGGYAQAIGEVQLLSFHTDSIQEMIKDHFELTQSLVHVMSNRVREFTAMQQQNEKMMALGKLSAGLAHELNNPASAIVRDSISLKEHLRMGPEVFKKVAAITIAEAQIDKLNEVLFGILASKEKPLLNLKQRMVLEDEIADWFEAQNVENGYAIAESFVDFNFSVADLEACAAPVAEHLSPVFNWISNLLVTERMVEDIQESSKRIADLVNSVKTFTHMDRGMDKEYADIHMGIRNTLTMLGHKIKKGNITVVEEYDETLPQIKGIIGELNQVWTNLIDNAIDAMEPNQKGTLILKTEKDREFVNVFIIDDGPGIPADILSSIFDPFFTTKPMGKGTGMGLEVVQRIIHQHNGSVKVKSVPGRTEFMVCFPLEN
- a CDS encoding DUF5690 family protein codes for the protein MKFIDRLRAKVATLPYAVISVMAALAAFGTYTAMYSFRKAFAAGTFTDHQYVHLDYKVWLVIAQVMGYMLSKFYGIRFISEIKGNNRGKSILILIGISWLALLGFALVPAPWNIAFLFINGFPLGMIWGLVFGYLEGRKSTEFMAAVMSISLIFASGFVKTIGRTLLTDFHINEYNMPFLTGAIFVIPLLLFVFCLELMPPPTAEDKKLRVERKPMNAKERKDFLIRFLPGIILTLIIYVLLTIMRDVRDNFEVEIWADLGVKSNNIYTHIDLFISVIVLIAMSLLILVKKNIRAFSIIHLFIIAGCLLVGMSTYFFDHRMISPIAWMTTAGLGLYLAYVPYNAIFFERMIASFNYRSNAGFIMYVADAAGYLASVSILLVKELGKPNISWGNFFKEGIMLVAIVGVISGVLSLIYFLQTAQKNRNKEKKAKEQKTREQLLIAYHYE
- a CDS encoding FAD-dependent oxidoreductase, which codes for MNLPIIFSIDDDPQVLRAISRDLKIKYGKEYKILSTTSAQEALDMLIELKNSADVVALFLCDQRMPEMEGVAFLEKAMLIYPEAKRVLLTAYSDTEAAIKAINDVKLDYYLIKPWDPPEDKLYPVINDLLDDWQGDYTPEFKGIRVVGFQFSPLSHVVKDYLASNLIPYRWMDVQTNPDAASLLTLNKLTNDDLPMVLMDDGTFLTKPSIKEIAAKIGKNPEIIHDMYDVVIIGAGPAGLAAAVYGASEGLKTLMIERKAPGGQAGTSSRIENYLGFPAGLSGADLTRRAISQAVRLGAGFLSPQSVSDIKQKDGYKTIILEDGPEIISRAVIITTGVDYRKLEVKGVSDLTGAGIYYGAATTEASACRDKNVYIIGGGNSAGQAAMYLSKFACSVNIVIRKDDLTSTMSSYLIDQIGHTSNVHVLGNTEVIEAKGDKCLEKLVLINVKTKETREEEAAALYIFIGAKPYTDWLKLNILKDEKGFIETGRELRNYENFNKTWKLKRDPFLLETSCAGIFAAGDVRSGAMNRVASAVGEGSMAISFVHKYLAEV
- a CDS encoding phosphocholine-specific phospholipase C encodes the protein MNSRRDFLKKAAMFSGAAGLANVIPMSIQKAMAIEADPGTTFYDAEHVVFLMQENRSFDHMFGKLNGVRGFNDPRAAILPNKNKVWLQQDASGNTFAPFHIDINKTKITWQGGLPHSWNDQIAARNQGKYDKWVPVKTLMTLGHYERTDVPFYYALADAFTICDHSFCSSLTGTTPNRLFFWSGTIRPEQNGKAVAAVNNSQAESHTGTFVDWDTFPELLEDNGISWKVYQNELWTVNLQDKRVGDWVDNYGDNALEYVKRYNVKLSAYFRKHGDQTNKKEILTAEQVTAKYNKLSQKERNLIDKAFATNINMPGDYLELEPFTYTDDQGKKETVDIPKNDIFHQFRTDVDQGKLPAVSWLVAPQRFSDHTSSPLYGTWYVSEAIDILTKNPEIWKKTIFVLTYDENDGYFDHIPPFVAPNPNDPETGKVSSKMNIDVEWEAKTGSPLGLGYRVPMLIASPWSKGGYVNSQVFDHTSSQQFLEKFLSKKTGKKIKNNNISDWRRAVCGDLTSAFRPYNGEKIVNPESLKKEQVVTSIQNAKNKPAQVTPDALTAAEITAINANIPFSSASPVAMPVQEKGTRKSCALPYQLFAEANLNADKTAIELRFESGKTGFGQLLEPVGSAFNVTSLNPYAEVIGKNWDYAVNAGDQVTHQLQLSKFKTENYNLLVRGPNGFFRHFKGSKNDPELTVNCTYEKSGLLKEKLSGNVSILLENTGAAALTLEIKPGVYAGNPQKIQLKPKSKEQVVLNLGKNSGWYDFTIVTTDEAYSRQYAGHVETGKESISDPYMAGIL
- a CDS encoding ATP-binding protein; amino-acid sequence: MTNNKTPDDLIPAHDEIRLKKLYQYEILDTHSETDFDTIALMAAEIFGTKKAFVTFVDKGHVFVKASSSRIEVDHISRAYGLCSLSIMEDDLTIFHDTHQFPELMKNPYISRPGGVRFYAAAQIRTADGFALGTVCVLDAEPRTTVTDHQSRMLLLLSRMVMEKLETRMVSRKIVRAYDDRLHRLAHDMKNPITSISLYAQLLGSREMTSEKVFTMAAKIENSAKGVEQKLNNLLTDARSENSMVELVHEPVIISNLLLQMQQSFELSLIAKNQTLIINNELSALIYADRERILDVLDNLLSNAMKYSYEGATIIINTSLSEDQLIIEFKDEGLGLSEEDMKKLFTKFAKLSAIPTAHEKSYGLGLFIVKMLVESHKGKVWAESEGKNFGSSFFISLPTYKQG